The Moorella glycerini genomic interval CTACGGGCAAACGGCCTTTCTCTTTACCGGCGACGCCGGTACTACCGTCGAGGAGGAAATGCTGGCCGGTGGCAAGCCTCTCAAGGCTGATGTACTCAAAGTAGCCCACCACGGCTCCCGTTATTCTACCAGCACTGCTTTTCTCAAAGCTGTGGCTCCCTGGTATGCTGTTATCTCCGTAGGTAAAGGGAATGATTACAGCCATCCCCATGCCCAGACCCTGCAGCGCCTGCAAAAAGCCGGGGTTAAAATCTACCGCACCGACCGTGATGGTACCATAACGGCCCTTTCCGACGGCCAGAAGGTGACTATCCAATAGCATTGTACCGGCCAGGCCGGTAGCATTCCTGCTATTCTATAGCGACCTGATGCAAAGTAAAAGTGAAAGGAGTAGAATAATGCCCCGCCGGGAATTGCTGGTCATTGATCGTTTTGAAGAAGACATGGCCGTAATTGAATACGGCCGCCACACCTTTACCCTGCCCCGCTCCCTCCTGCCCCGGGCCGCCAAAGAGGGTGACGTGATTAAACTCGCCGTCGTCCTGGATCCAGAAGCCACTGCCCGGCGCAAAAAAGAAGTCCGCTCCCTGGCGGACGATGTGTTTGAGGGGTAGAGGCTTAATGCTTACCGGGCTGCATCCACAATGGCCCTGATTTTAGCGTCCACCTGTGAGGCTATTTCTTCCAGGCCGGCTTCGGGATAAAATTTGGCCAGCATGGTGGGCCTGAGGGCGCTGATGTAGGTCTTACCTTCCTTGGTGTAGACGTTAATTTTACAGGGCATCATCAAGCTGATCAGGACGTTTTTAGCCAGGACTTCATGGGCGTAGCGGGCATTGCAGATTTCAATGATTTTCAGTGGTTCAGAATCGTAGCCCTTGCTTTTCAGGGTGGCCTGGACGTCATGGATGTGTTGGACCTTCATACCCTGGATTGCTGTAGCTTCTTCTACGGCAGCCACGGCGGCAACAAAATCTTTATCAGTTGTCACGGTGTAGCTGATGTCTTGATAATCCATGCCATATGCCTCCTTCACCTATTGGCCTGTAGTAAGGCTGGCTTTCATTGTTGGTTTTTTAGTGCTTTTCGTTTGTATTTGTTACTATAATACTAACATAACAATTCGCTGTCAATATACATAGCAAATAATAATCGGACTTTAGCAGTAGATATAAGCCTTCCCGTTCAGGGCAACAAAAAAGGGTACCTGCCATGTACCCTTAGTTTACCTTTTTAAAGTAAGCTAATTTTAAGTTACCCGGCTTTAACCGGCCAGGGATTCTTCTTGCCCTTGCGGACAGTCTTTACCGCTACCTTTACCGCCGCCATGGCCCGGGGCCAGGAGTTCCTTGATGGCCCCCAGGGAGCCCAGGATACTGGCGGTTTCGTAGGGAATAAAAACTTTATTATGGCTGTCGGCCAGCTTCATAAGGGCTTCGATGGACTTCATGGTGAGCATCTTTTCATCCATGTCGGCTTCTTTCAGGGCCTTCATAACCAGTTCTATCCGTTTGGCTTCGGCGGCAGCCACCAGTTGAATAGCCTGGGCTTCACCCTCAGCCTTTTTAATATTGGCTACTCGCTGGGCTTCAGCCCGGAGGATCTGGGCTTCTTTCTCGGCCTCGGCCCGGAGGATCTGGGCCTGCTTTTCACCTTCGGCTTTTTTGATCTCGGCTTCCCGTTGACCTTCAGCCTGGAGGATGGCGGCCCGTTTCTCCCGTTCAGCCCTCATTTGGGCTTCCATGGCCTGGCGGATGTCAGCCGGTGGGTTGATGTTTTTCACCTCAACGCGTTCCACCCGGACACCCCACTTGTCGGTAGCCTCATCCAGTACCAACCGCAGGCGGTTGTTAATCTCATCCCGCGAGGACAGGGTCTGGTCCAGCTCCATATTGCCGATAATATCGCGCAGGGTGGTCAGGGTCAGGTAATGCATGGCCCGCACCAGATCGGCAATCTCATAGGTAGCTTTAATGGGGTCAGTTATCTGGTAGTAAACTACCGTATCGATTTCCATGGTGACATTATCTTTAGTGATAACTGGCTGGGGCTCGGAATCCAGGACCTGGACTCTGAGATCGACAACACGGCGTACATTATCTATAAACGGGATGATAATGTTCAAGCCGGATCCACAGGTCTTGTAGTATTTCCCCAGGCGTTCAACAATGAGGACTTGAGATTGATGAACTATCCTCACGGTCCTGGCTACCAGGGACAGAGCAAAGATAATCAGGATGAGCAGCAACAGGAAAGTAAAGATATCACCTAGCAAAATATAACCCCCTCGCAAATAGTTTTACCCTGGAATTGAGCCCGGCTTCCTTTTTAGTAGGTAGCAACGTCTACTCTTGAGTCTGCGTAGAAACAATGGCCTGCAACTGTACGGTCAGTAACTTATTGCACTCTTTTTACTAAAAGTGTGGCCCCTTCTACCCGGACCACCTGGACCGGCGTACCGGGTGCAAGGGTCTGGCCGTCCAAACTCCTTGCTGACCATGTTTCCCCGTTGACCTTGACCAGTACCCGGTCAACAGTGACCTCCCCGGTCACATAACCCCTTTGCCCCACCAAGGCTTCAGCGTTGGAAAGACGCCCCTGGTGGTTTAAAACAAAAGTACGCTTAAGAATTGGCTGGACAAAAACGGCCAGGATAATTGATATAACTACAAAGATACCCACCTGGTAACTAAGAGACAACCCCAGGGCCTGGACCAGGGCCGCACCGAAGGCGCCAATGGCAAAAAGGATCAGGTAAAAGGTTAAGGAAAATATTTCGGCTACGATCAGGGCGATGGCTATGGCTACCCAGACTTGCCAGGCCACCTGTTCTCCTCCTTTATTAGCTCTATATACCTTCATTATACCTTATTTCCGGCAAGTGGATAGATGTTTTTACTTAAAATTAAAGATATCTTACCGCTACCTTAATTTACTCCGTTTTCGGAACGCCGGGAAAACCCTGTCCCGGTATTAGCTGCTTTTGGCCAGGGTAATGAGGCTCCTTGCTGCCTGGTAGGCTTCCAGGTAATCGGCTCCCGTGTAAGTTACGGTAGCGGCATCGAGGAACCGGCTGCGGGGCAGGATAGCTGCTGCCGCCGCCCGGGCCGGGTCGTTAAATTTAATCGTTACCGTTGCCGGGGCCGGTGCCGCAAGGGGTTGAAAGCTTTTCCTGCTGAGGGCCCGGACCAGTCCCAGGCGGATTTTTTCCCTGGCCAGCCGGGGCGGGAGCGACCTGGCGGCGTGGAAATTAACTGCTTCTTTAACAATAACGGCTTCTACTCCTTCAAGGATTTTCCTTACTTCACCGGCCAGGACCTGGTCGCCGCTCACCAGGACCACCGGGACACCGAAATAGCCGGCCAGCAGGGCATTCAGGCCCAGTTCCCCCATTTCCTGTCCATTAACCTCCAGGCGGTGGACTACGTCGCTGTAGGTGTGGGCCAGGACGCCATGGCTGCCGGCCCGGGCATGATAACCTATGAAACAGGCTACAGCAAAGCCCCTGTCTATACCCTCCATCATACCCAGTTTTTTCGGTGTGCCGCTGATGAGCTGGGCCCCGGGGTGCAGGTCTTCCGGCGGGATGTTACGCATCCTGCCGTGGGCGTCATTGACGGTTACGCTGGTAGCCCCGGCTTCAAGGGCGCCACGGATGGCGGCATTGACTTCAGCCGTCATTAGTCTCTGGGAGCGTGCGTATTCCACCCCACCTATGGTTTCCACCTGTTCCCAGGCAGTTATCCCGGCCACGCCTTCCATATCGGCGGATATGTAAACCCGCATCCCTGCCATTCCTCCCTTATGACGGGTAAATGTCAAAAGGGCCTGACCGGCCCTAAGAACAACTCCTTCATGATTTATGGATATAATGGTAACCGAGTTTGGTGATATGCTGACCAATTATTTCCAGGCTTATCTGGGGCAAATAATAGGTAATCACCACCCAGCGACGTTCGAGGACAACATTGACGCTAATTACACCCGGCAGGCTGCCCAGGGCATTACTGATTTTTTTGGCATCTTCCCCGGTACGCATGTCGCTTACAATCAGGGTCATGGTTACCTGCCGGAGCTCAGGGGTGTAACCATAACGCAAATTTTGCCACTGTTGCCCGGCCAGAATTTCTGCGGCCCGCTGGCTGTACCAGCTCATCTATTTAACCTCCTTTTACCATATTTAACTTTTAATTGCTGATGAGCATCCTGCTCACCCGTTTTCCCCTCAGGGACTCAGTCGCCGGAACTCAACCCCCCTTTGCTGTAACAAATAGTCTATAAAAGAAGGTGTAATCCTTTCCGGGTCATAGATTATTTTCACCATATTGACCTGGCCCTGCTGGGGCAACTGGATCTCCTTTACCAGAGCAGCCAGGGTATAATAGACTGTTTCCCTGATGACCGGACTCTCAAGATGAGGTATGATGTAGGTAACTGCCTCCTCCCGGCAGGGTTGCAGTTTTTCCTGGCGGGCGTCAATCCACATTCTTACCTTTGGTTCCATGTCCCTTCCACCTCCAGAGCCCTGCCCTATATTCTATGCATCAACTCACCTTTTGCCGCCTGTTTTTAGGTCCATTCCACCCTTCATCAACATATGCTGTAATAAGTGATTTGATGAAATGAGGGGTGAAAGATGGCTAAAGTTCTTCTGGGGGATATTATCTTAACATCATGGGAGCTTGATGCTTTCAGTAAAGCCTTGCTCCCGGTCCTGTGCCGCAGTTTAGGTGTAAGTTTCTTGGAAGATGGAGAAGAAAACTTTATCCTGGAGCCGCCCCTGGCTAATAAGACGGTTGTTTTACGCCCTCTGCCCGGCCAGGATCAAACTTTGAAGGCCCTGCTAACTACCTTAAGCCAGGAGTTGCAGGGACGGGGGTCCAATGTTTTAATTGTTCCGGCGACGGCTAGCGACGGGCAGCTTTTCCGGCTCTGGCAGACCCAGGTCCTTTTTGCCTTCTCGCAAAAGGAAACTACCGGTCCAGAAGCGGCTTTACGCTTTTTTTACGCACCCAAAAGACGTGAGGAAAGCCTGGGACTAATCGCCGCCCTGGTACAGGCCATGCTCCGTTCAGGAAGTCCTCTGAGTTATGCCATCCCCGGAGCCTGGGAGCATTTTAAAAACTTCCATTACCGCCGCCTCTTAAATAATACAGAAGTACCATCGGTCTTAATTGAATTTTGCCAGGTTCATCTGGACCCGGAAATTATTCACAACATAACGACGTGGCTGGTTGGTGGTTTAACGTGGTATTTCCAGAAGCCCCTTAATGAAGAAACTATTTTTAAGCTGCAATCCCTGTTGCAGCGCTTCCGGGATGCCTGTTTACTACCCGGGCTACCTGAAGGAAGCAATCCCCGGGAAAGCAAGACAATACCTGGACAAGGCGAGGTTTTGGCTGCGGAAAGCCCGGCCATTACAACAAGGGAACCACAGTACCGGGTTCCCGCAACAAACCAGGAAAAGAAGGAAACTGCGCCTCCGGAAGGGGAACCGGCAACTATGACGCCGGCCGGGCCGGGAGAGAACCCTGTTAAGACCGGAGAAAAGAGGGACGCAGGAGCAGAAACCACAGGGGGCGCGGCCCGGGGAGAGACGGGGGGAAAGATAACAGAGGCAGGGGCTACAACGGATCCTGGAGAGGAAACAGAGACAGAAGCTACAACGATCCTGGATGAGGTATCTATACGTGAGGTATCTATACCCGGCAAAAGCGAAATGCAGGTGCAGGCTGGATTGCCGGTGCAGGGTAAAGTACAGGGGCGAGGCGAGGTAGTGGAGCAAGCAATGATATCACCCCAAAACAAG includes:
- a CDS encoding DUF3006 domain-containing protein, producing MQSKSERSRIMPRRELLVIDRFEEDMAVIEYGRHTFTLPRSLLPRAAKEGDVIKLAVVLDPEATARRKKEVRSLADDVFEG
- a CDS encoding DUF302 domain-containing protein — encoded protein: MDYQDISYTVTTDKDFVAAVAAVEEATAIQGMKVQHIHDVQATLKSKGYDSEPLKIIEICNARYAHEVLAKNVLISLMMPCKINVYTKEGKTYISALRPTMLAKFYPEAGLEEIASQVDAKIRAIVDAAR
- a CDS encoding SPFH domain-containing protein — protein: MLGDIFTFLLLLILIIFALSLVARTVRIVHQSQVLIVERLGKYYKTCGSGLNIIIPFIDNVRRVVDLRVQVLDSEPQPVITKDNVTMEIDTVVYYQITDPIKATYEIADLVRAMHYLTLTTLRDIIGNMELDQTLSSRDEINNRLRLVLDEATDKWGVRVERVEVKNINPPADIRQAMEAQMRAEREKRAAILQAEGQREAEIKKAEGEKQAQILRAEAEKEAQILRAEAQRVANIKKAEGEAQAIQLVAAAEAKRIELVMKALKEADMDEKMLTMKSIEALMKLADSHNKVFIPYETASILGSLGAIKELLAPGHGGGKGSGKDCPQGQEESLAG
- a CDS encoding NfeD family protein, giving the protein MAWQVWVAIAIALIVAEIFSLTFYLILFAIGAFGAALVQALGLSLSYQVGIFVVISIILAVFVQPILKRTFVLNHQGRLSNAEALVGQRGYVTGEVTVDRVLVKVNGETWSARSLDGQTLAPGTPVQVVRVEGATLLVKRVQ
- a CDS encoding M55 family metallopeptidase, producing the protein MRVYISADMEGVAGITAWEQVETIGGVEYARSQRLMTAEVNAAIRGALEAGATSVTVNDAHGRMRNIPPEDLHPGAQLISGTPKKLGMMEGIDRGFAVACFIGYHARAGSHGVLAHTYSDVVHRLEVNGQEMGELGLNALLAGYFGVPVVLVSGDQVLAGEVRKILEGVEAVIVKEAVNFHAARSLPPRLAREKIRLGLVRALSRKSFQPLAAPAPATVTIKFNDPARAAAAAILPRSRFLDAATVTYTGADYLEAYQAARSLITLAKSS
- a CDS encoding heavy-metal-associated domain-containing protein, producing the protein MSWYSQRAAEILAGQQWQNLRYGYTPELRQVTMTLIVSDMRTGEDAKKISNALGSLPGVISVNVVLERRWVVITYYLPQISLEIIGQHITKLGYHYIHKS